A single window of Malus sylvestris chromosome 5, drMalSylv7.2, whole genome shotgun sequence DNA harbors:
- the LOC126624087 gene encoding sm-like protein LSM5 → MAANNPSQLLPSELIDRCIGSKIWVIMKGDKELVGTLRGFDVYVNMVLEDVTEYEITPEGRRITKLDQILLNGNNIAILVPGGSPEAE, encoded by the exons ATGGCCGCCAACAATCCTTCGCAGCTACTCCCATCAG AGTTGATCGACCGGTGCATAGGCTCGAAGATATGGGTGATAATGAAGGGTGACAAGGAGCTCGTAGGGACTCTGAGGGGTTTCGATGTCTACGTCAACATGGTACTCGAAGACGTCACCGAATA TGAGATTACTCCTGAAGGAAGACGTATAACCAAGCTTGATCAGATTTTACTCAATGGAAACAATATTGCCATT CTGGTCCCTGGCGGCTCACCTGAAGCGGAATGA
- the LOC126624081 gene encoding uncharacterized protein LOC126624081 isoform X2, with the protein MANLAKLDFAALDITGKNYLTWVLDTKIHLEAANLGDTIKEESSSSSQDRAKAMIFIRRHLDEALKSEYLTVEDPLALWNALRSRYNHQTTVILPKARYDWTHLRIQDFKSVAEYNSALFRITSQMKLCGDTITEEMLLEKTFSTFHASNMVLQQQYRARGFTEYNQLISVLLVAEQNNELLMKNHNSRPTGSAPFPEVNVASLERNTISSRGNNYKRGRGHKQGRWKGKSKNHGVQFHNQVPRYNPGPSFKNTNRQKGKAHVNTPRNHEGGCHRCGGNGHWARTCRTPKHLVELYQASFKEKGVEINFLDQAKPMETPDPVTNLSGQLNTTHLDATDFINERGNEVYGSD; encoded by the coding sequence atggcaaacttggcaaagcttgattttgctgccctggacattactggaaagaattaccttacatgggtactggataccaagatccatctggaagcagcaaatcttggagataccatcaaGGAAGAAAGCAGTTCATCCTCTCAAGATCGAGCAAAGGCCATGATTTTTATTCGtcgccatcttgatgaggcactaaagagcgagtacttaacggttgaagatccgttagcCCTTTGGAATGCCTTGAGAagcagatacaatcaccagacaacggtgattcttccaaaagctcgctatgactggactcacctaaggatccaggatttcaaatcagtggctgagtacaattcggcgttgttcagaattacctctcagatgaaACTCTGTGGGGATACTATCACTGAGGAGATGTtattggaaaagactttcagcacattccaCGCCTCTAACATGGTACTGCAACAACAGTATAGAGCGCGaggcttcactgaatacaaccagctgatatctgtgctcTTGGTGgctgaacagaacaatgagcttctcatgaaaaaccataattcccgacctactggatcagcaccgttcccagaagtgaatgttgCGTCCCTTGAAAGAAATACCATATCCTCCCgtggcaataattacaaacgaggaCGTGGTCACAAGCAAGGTCGGTGGAAAGGAAAaagcaagaaccatggtgtccagtttcacaaccaggttccaaggTATAATCCAGGCCCGAGCTTTAAAAATACCAATCGCCAGAAAGGAAAAGCTCATGTGAACACTCCTAGAAATCATGAAGGAGgttgccataggtgtggtggcaacggACATTGGGCGCGTACTTGTCGCACCCCAAAGCATCTGGTGGAACTATATCAAGCCTCcttcaaggagaagggtgtcgagatcaatttccttgaccaggctaaaccaatggaAACCCCTGATCCAGTGACCAATTTATCAGGACAGTTAAACACAACCCACCTGGATGCTACAGACTTTATTAatgaaagagggaatgaagtttatgggtccgattga
- the LOC126624081 gene encoding uncharacterized protein LOC126624081 isoform X1 yields the protein MRRRKKREIYLIAIIYITSSATACVGILLCNCFVHSPSKEKKMANLAKLDFAALDITGKNYLTWVLDTKIHLEAANLGDTIKEESSSSSQDRAKAMIFIRRHLDEALKSEYLTVEDPLALWNALRSRYNHQTTVILPKARYDWTHLRIQDFKSVAEYNSALFRITSQMKLCGDTITEEMLLEKTFSTFHASNMVLQQQYRARGFTEYNQLISVLLVAEQNNELLMKNHNSRPTGSAPFPEVNVASLERNTISSRGNNYKRGRGHKQGRWKGKSKNHGVQFHNQVPRYNPGPSFKNTNRQKGKAHVNTPRNHEGGCHRCGGNGHWARTCRTPKHLVELYQASFKEKGVEINFLDQAKPMETPDPVTNLSGQLNTTHLDATDFINERGNEVYGSD from the exons atgagaagaagaaagaaaagagaaatatatctaatagcaataatatacattacttcctctgcaacagcttGTGTCGGTATATTactctgcaactgcttcgttcATTCACcgagtaaag aaaagaaaatggcaaacttggcaaagcttgattttgctgccctggacattactggaaagaattaccttacatgggtactggataccaagatccatctggaagcagcaaatcttggagataccatcaaGGAAGAAAGCAGTTCATCCTCTCAAGATCGAGCAAAGGCCATGATTTTTATTCGtcgccatcttgatgaggcactaaagagcgagtacttaacggttgaagatccgttagcCCTTTGGAATGCCTTGAGAagcagatacaatcaccagacaacggtgattcttccaaaagctcgctatgactggactcacctaaggatccaggatttcaaatcagtggctgagtacaattcggcgttgttcagaattacctctcagatgaaACTCTGTGGGGATACTATCACTGAGGAGATGTtattggaaaagactttcagcacattccaCGCCTCTAACATGGTACTGCAACAACAGTATAGAGCGCGaggcttcactgaatacaaccagctgatatctgtgctcTTGGTGgctgaacagaacaatgagcttctcatgaaaaaccataattcccgacctactggatcagcaccgttcccagaagtgaatgttgCGTCCCTTGAAAGAAATACCATATCCTCCCgtggcaataattacaaacgaggaCGTGGTCACAAGCAAGGTCGGTGGAAAGGAAAaagcaagaaccatggtgtccagtttcacaaccaggttccaaggTATAATCCAGGCCCGAGCTTTAAAAATACCAATCGCCAGAAAGGAAAAGCTCATGTGAACACTCCTAGAAATCATGAAGGAGgttgccataggtgtggtggcaacggACATTGGGCGCGTACTTGTCGCACCCCAAAGCATCTGGTGGAACTATATCAAGCCTCcttcaaggagaagggtgtcgagatcaatttccttgaccaggctaaaccaatggaAACCCCTGATCCAGTGACCAATTTATCAGGACAGTTAAACACAACCCACCTGGATGCTACAGACTTTATTAatgaaagagggaatgaagtttatgggtccgattga
- the LOC126624082 gene encoding uncharacterized protein LOC126624082 isoform X2: MRENTMNSPTLPSPFPINRYGPRISDLNIPLRTDSNEANESDNLIESNSVLSVNLPGPPQQHVIQDLNRPFEAQPEGVMEVVDSESFQERDEHDDLDGENSPESQLSLKCPMCRGAILGWEVVEDTRKYLNLKKRSCSRESCSFSGNYQELRRHARRVHPTTRPSDIDPSRERAWRHLEHQREFGDVVSAIHSAMPGAVVVGDYVIENGDRLPGGGESGAGEANGPWWTTLFLFQMIGSADRAGEPRARSRVWTRHRRSAGALNERRFLWGENLLGLQDDDDDDDDDDDNMPMTNHRDLSPIPRRRRRLTRSRSDEDRP, from the coding sequence atgagagaaaatactATGAACAGTCCAACTCTACCCAGTCCTTTCCCTATAAACCGTTACGGTCCTCGTATTTCTGATCTGAACATCCCTCTGAGAACAGACTCAAATGAAGCTAATGAAAGTGACAACCTGATTGAAAGCAATTCTGTATTATCTGTTAATTTACCTGGACCTCCACAGCAACATGTTATTCAAGATTTAAATAGGCCTTTTGAAGCACAACCAGAAGGTGTTATGGAAGTGGTTGATTCTGAGTCATTTCAGGAAAGGGATGAACATGATGATTTGGATGGGGAAAATTCACCGGAGTCACAATTGAGCTTGAAATGCCCTATGTGCCGAGGAGCCATTCTTGGATGGGAGGTTGTGGAAGATACCAGAAAATATCTTAACCTGAAGAAGCGAAGTTGCTCTCGGGAATCATGCTCATTTTCTGGTAACTACCAGGAGTTGCGCCGGCATGCCAGGAGAGTTCACCCAACCACCAGACCCTCTGATATTGACCCATCTAGAGAACGAGCCTGGCGACACCTTGAGCACCAGAGAGAATTTGGTGATGTTGTGAGTGCTATTCATTCAGCCATGCCTGGTGCTGTTGTTGTTGGGGACTATGTTATTGAAAATGGAGATAGGCTACCAGGTGGAGGGGAAAGTGGTGCAGGTGAAGCTAATGGGCCTTGGTGGACTACCCTGTTTTTGTTTCAGATGATTGGCTCAGCTGACCGTGCTGGAGAACCAAGGGCTCGATCAAGGGTTTGGACAAGACATAGGCGGTCAGCAGGTGCTTTAAATGAACGCCGGTTTCTTTGGGGTGAGAATTTGTTGGGACttcaagatgatgatgatgatgatgacgatgatgatgacAACATGCCCATGACTAATCACAGAGATTTGTCTCCAATCCCCAGAAGGCGTCGACGTTTGACACGCTCAAGGTCCGATGAGGATCGACCATGA
- the LOC126624082 gene encoding uncharacterized protein LOC126624082 isoform X1, whose amino-acid sequence MAGVKRRLDTDSDIRALNKELDAVSCPICMDHPHNAVLLLCSSHDKGCRSYICDTSYRHSNCLDRFKKMRENTMNSPTLPSPFPINRYGPRISDLNIPLRTDSNEANESDNLIESNSVLSVNLPGPPQQHVIQDLNRPFEAQPEGVMEVVDSESFQERDEHDDLDGENSPESQLSLKCPMCRGAILGWEVVEDTRKYLNLKKRSCSRESCSFSGNYQELRRHARRVHPTTRPSDIDPSRERAWRHLEHQREFGDVVSAIHSAMPGAVVVGDYVIENGDRLPGGGESGAGEANGPWWTTLFLFQMIGSADRAGEPRARSRVWTRHRRSAGALNERRFLWGENLLGLQDDDDDDDDDDDNMPMTNHRDLSPIPRRRRRLTRSRSDEDRP is encoded by the coding sequence ATGGCTGGTGTGAAACGAAGATTAGATACTGATTCAGATATTCGTGCTCTTAATAAAGAACTGGATGCCGTTTCATGCCCTATCTGCATGGACCATCCGCATAATGCCGTTCTCCTGCTTTGCAGCTCACATGATAAGGGTTGCAGATCTTATATATGTGATACAAGTTACAGGCATTCAAATTGTTTGGACCGTTTtaaaaagatgagagaaaatactATGAACAGTCCAACTCTACCCAGTCCTTTCCCTATAAACCGTTACGGTCCTCGTATTTCTGATCTGAACATCCCTCTGAGAACAGACTCAAATGAAGCTAATGAAAGTGACAACCTGATTGAAAGCAATTCTGTATTATCTGTTAATTTACCTGGACCTCCACAGCAACATGTTATTCAAGATTTAAATAGGCCTTTTGAAGCACAACCAGAAGGTGTTATGGAAGTGGTTGATTCTGAGTCATTTCAGGAAAGGGATGAACATGATGATTTGGATGGGGAAAATTCACCGGAGTCACAATTGAGCTTGAAATGCCCTATGTGCCGAGGAGCCATTCTTGGATGGGAGGTTGTGGAAGATACCAGAAAATATCTTAACCTGAAGAAGCGAAGTTGCTCTCGGGAATCATGCTCATTTTCTGGTAACTACCAGGAGTTGCGCCGGCATGCCAGGAGAGTTCACCCAACCACCAGACCCTCTGATATTGACCCATCTAGAGAACGAGCCTGGCGACACCTTGAGCACCAGAGAGAATTTGGTGATGTTGTGAGTGCTATTCATTCAGCCATGCCTGGTGCTGTTGTTGTTGGGGACTATGTTATTGAAAATGGAGATAGGCTACCAGGTGGAGGGGAAAGTGGTGCAGGTGAAGCTAATGGGCCTTGGTGGACTACCCTGTTTTTGTTTCAGATGATTGGCTCAGCTGACCGTGCTGGAGAACCAAGGGCTCGATCAAGGGTTTGGACAAGACATAGGCGGTCAGCAGGTGCTTTAAATGAACGCCGGTTTCTTTGGGGTGAGAATTTGTTGGGACttcaagatgatgatgatgatgatgacgatgatgatgacAACATGCCCATGACTAATCACAGAGATTTGTCTCCAATCCCCAGAAGGCGTCGACGTTTGACACGCTCAAGGTCCGATGAGGATCGACCATGA